A window of Streptomyces puniciscabiei contains these coding sequences:
- a CDS encoding ABC transporter ATP-binding protein — MDSLLAIRARGITKCFGDVVALDGIDLDVAQGQIHGLAGPNGAGKTTLLGLLLGLAVADSGRLEILGTPVGRTFAAPDGVAGFVDGPGLYPSLTARQNLAALAALRGRDARTAGIDGALDQVGLTEVADDRIRGFSLGMRQRLGLAAALLTRPRLLVLDEPSNGLDPAGKKHVHGVLAGLAAEGTGVVLSSHRMDDLEALCSDVTILAAGRVVFSGPLSKLAAENRELDYRLLTSDPQAARRLAAGLPGIHLADEAAGRHGADVLVVRALVPALDELVARLVQSGIALRELAPVLSPLEAAFLALTEQQQHAGTRSRVADAQPQEAGR; from the coding sequence ATGGACTCACTCCTCGCGATCCGGGCTCGCGGGATCACCAAGTGTTTCGGTGATGTCGTCGCACTCGACGGCATCGACCTGGATGTGGCGCAGGGACAGATCCACGGCCTGGCCGGACCGAACGGCGCCGGCAAGACGACGCTCCTGGGGCTCCTGCTCGGCCTGGCCGTGGCCGACAGCGGCCGCCTCGAGATCCTCGGTACGCCGGTGGGCAGGACGTTCGCCGCTCCCGACGGTGTCGCCGGGTTCGTGGACGGGCCCGGGCTCTATCCCTCGCTCACCGCCAGGCAGAATCTCGCCGCGCTCGCCGCACTGCGCGGCCGGGACGCGCGCACGGCGGGCATCGACGGCGCACTCGACCAGGTCGGGCTCACCGAGGTCGCCGACGACCGGATCCGCGGCTTCTCCCTGGGCATGCGGCAACGGCTCGGGCTCGCGGCCGCCCTGCTCACCAGGCCCCGGCTGCTCGTGCTCGACGAACCGTCCAACGGCCTCGACCCGGCCGGCAAGAAACACGTGCACGGAGTCCTCGCCGGTCTCGCCGCGGAGGGGACCGGCGTCGTGCTGTCCAGCCACCGCATGGACGACCTCGAGGCGCTGTGTTCCGACGTCACCATCCTCGCCGCCGGACGGGTCGTCTTCTCCGGCCCACTGAGCAAGCTGGCCGCCGAGAACCGTGAACTCGACTACCGGCTGCTCACCTCCGACCCGCAGGCCGCCCGCCGGCTGGCTGCCGGCCTGCCCGGCATCCACCTTGCCGACGAAGCCGCAGGACGTCACGGCGCCGACGTCCTCGTCGTACGCGCGCTGGTGCCGGCCCTCGACGAACTGGTGGCCCGGCTCGTGCAGTCGGGCATCGCCCTGCGCGAACTCGCCCCCGTGCTGTCCCCGCTCGAGGCCGCGTTCCTGGCCCTCACCGAGCAGCAACAGCACGCCGGCACCCGGTCGCGGGTGGCCGACGCCCAGCCGCAGGAGGCCGGCCGATGA
- a CDS encoding ABC transporter permease — protein sequence MTATATVAATTSAVGTERVSVARAYRFELVKLVAQWRIRLLVLACWIAPALFVAGVSQQSTLPADTLFGRWMLATGWAGPLVILGFSGTWALPLLTSVVAGDVFAAEDRLGTWRHLLVAIRSPRRIFAAKALASGTVILLLVVGLAGSSTVGGLLAVGNHPLVGLDGHLLAPGDAAGKVLLAWACVLAPTLALAGIGLLGSVVLGRSPMGLLLPAVVALAMQLAQMLPLPVAVRLALPSWAFIAWKGLFTSPSQLGPLAVGIVVSLVWAVVATALACLLFLRRDFTNPTDDGSGRRAVSAGFLPLVGLVAASVAAVAAVPGATTGSGIEQEKVQRSLATEFAHLYRMQTRQLNRPQVTEAQLKTAAACTKGGVADDAEGAGNDWRCVVSWHLPGVAATGQAVYQLDITADGRFVADGDGPKEVNGYFLVRTSTGDAPNPLWQFDGDVELLSTSPKG from the coding sequence ATGACCGCGACCGCAACCGTCGCCGCCACCACCTCCGCCGTCGGCACCGAGCGCGTCTCGGTGGCCCGCGCCTACCGCTTCGAACTGGTCAAGCTCGTCGCGCAATGGCGCATCCGCCTGCTGGTCCTCGCCTGCTGGATCGCTCCGGCGCTCTTCGTCGCGGGGGTGAGTCAGCAGAGCACGCTGCCCGCCGACACCCTCTTCGGCCGCTGGATGCTCGCCACAGGATGGGCCGGGCCCCTGGTGATCCTCGGTTTCTCGGGCACCTGGGCACTGCCGCTGCTGACGTCCGTCGTCGCCGGTGACGTCTTCGCCGCCGAGGACCGGCTCGGCACCTGGCGTCACCTGCTCGTGGCGATTCGCTCACCCCGCCGGATCTTCGCGGCGAAGGCACTGGCCAGCGGCACGGTGATCCTGCTGCTCGTGGTCGGCCTGGCCGGTTCCAGTACGGTCGGCGGTCTCCTGGCGGTCGGCAACCATCCGCTGGTCGGCCTCGACGGCCATCTGCTGGCCCCGGGAGACGCCGCCGGCAAGGTGCTGCTCGCCTGGGCCTGTGTGCTCGCCCCGACGCTGGCCCTCGCCGGGATCGGCCTGCTGGGGTCCGTGGTGCTGGGGCGGTCCCCGATGGGGCTGCTGCTCCCCGCGGTCGTCGCGCTCGCGATGCAGCTCGCCCAGATGCTGCCGCTCCCCGTCGCCGTGCGACTCGCCCTGCCGAGCTGGGCGTTCATCGCCTGGAAGGGTCTGTTCACCAGCCCGTCCCAGCTCGGCCCGCTGGCGGTGGGCATCGTTGTCAGCCTGGTGTGGGCGGTCGTCGCGACGGCGCTGGCCTGTCTGCTCTTCCTGCGGCGGGACTTCACCAACCCCACCGACGACGGCTCGGGGCGCCGCGCGGTCTCCGCCGGATTCCTGCCGCTCGTCGGGCTGGTGGCCGCCTCGGTCGCCGCCGTCGCGGCCGTGCCGGGGGCGACGACGGGTTCCGGGATCGAGCAGGAAAAGGTGCAGCGCTCGCTCGCCACGGAGTTCGCCCACCTCTACCGCATGCAGACCAGGCAGCTGAACCGCCCCCAGGTGACCGAGGCGCAGCTGAAGACGGCGGCGGCCTGCACCAAGGGCGGCGTCGCGGACGACGCGGAGGGCGCCGGCAACGACTGGCGCTGTGTCGTCTCCTGGCACCTGCCCGGTGTCGCGGCCACCGGACAGGCCGTTTACCAGCTCGACATCACCGCGGACGGGCGGTTCGTGGCCGACGGCGACGGACCGAAGGAAGTGAACGGCTACTTCCTGGTGCGGACTTCGACCGGAGACGCACCGAACCCCCTCTGGCAGTTCGACGGCGACGTCGAACTTCTCTCCACCTCCCCGAAGGGATGA